Sequence from the Sulfuracidifex tepidarius genome:
AACTGAACAGAAGTAAGGTTTCAATAATAGGCATAACCAACGACATACAATTTATTGACATCTTGGATCCTAGGGTAAAAAGTAGTCTGGGAGAAGTGGAGATCGTATTTCCACCTTATAATGCGGAAGAGCTTACTCAAATTTTGAAAGTCAGGTCATTATCAGCGTTTCAGGAAGGGGTAGTGGACGATGTAGTTATAGGTTTATGTTCGGCTTTGGCTGCAAGAGACCATGGCGATGCTAGAAGGGCATTAGATCTTCTCAGGGTAGCAGGAGAGATAGCAGAAAGAAAAGGTAAAAACAAAATCAGCGAAGAAGAAGTTCAGGAGGCCAGAAGTGAAATAGAAAAAGACAGAGTCCACGAGGTGGTCTCTACTCTCCCTTTTCACTCTAAGCTAGTGTTAGCGTCGATACTCATCTCTAGCGAAAAAATGAGCACCGGGGAAGTTTATAATCAGTATGTCTCTCTTGCAAAGAAGTTGAAAGTAGAAGTGGTAACTCAGCGAAGAGTCAGCGATATAATTAATGAATTGGACATGATAGGGATATTGAACGCTAAGGTGGTTAACAGGGGAAGATATGGAAAGACGAAAGAGGTGACACTAGCAGTGGATAAATTCCTCGTTACAAAAATATTGAGGGAGAGTGACCCCAGAATTGCTAGTGTCTGGAGTAGATGACGGATATTTTCCTTTGAGTTATAAAAGGAAATCAGGAAAGGCCCCGTTAGTAAGTGTTACGTTTTCTAATTATGCAGTCCAAGACGTAGACTTCGGTTTTGTGACTGTGGACGGTGAAGATGCTACAGACGTGTTTAACTCCTTGCATAAAGGTGAATTCACAATAATTGATAGCGTAATCTGTGGCGGATTTAACTATATTAAGGCAGCAGAGAATTATATATATTTTTTTGGAAAAAAACCAAACACAGAAGCTATATTTAATGCATTGAAGAAGAACTTTGGGAGTGACGAAATGAGGATAGAAGTTATAATGAATGTACTAAAAAATATTACTAGAATTCCAAC
This genomic interval carries:
- a CDS encoding Cdc6/Cdc18 family protein; translation: MSDIIDEVLENIKKSSIFKNREYLLPDYVPDQLPYRERQIKEIVSVMVQLYKGERPGNIFIYGLTGTGKTSVTKFVLSNLHKRIPDKFTYVYINTRQSDTPYRVIADFLEWLGDKVPFTGLSLAELYRRLVKSLISLSNNVVVVLDEIDALVKKYDDDILYRLTRINSELNRSKVSIIGITNDIQFIDILDPRVKSSLGEVEIVFPPYNAEELTQILKVRSLSAFQEGVVDDVVIGLCSALAARDHGDARRALDLLRVAGEIAERKGKNKISEEEVQEARSEIEKDRVHEVVSTLPFHSKLVLASILISSEKMSTGEVYNQYVSLAKKLKVEVVTQRRVSDIINELDMIGILNAKVVNRGRYGKTKEVTLAVDKFLVTKILRESDPRIASVWSR
- a CDS encoding endonuclease dU codes for the protein MLVSGVDDGYFPLSYKRKSGKAPLVSVTFSNYAVQDVDFGFVTVDGEDATDVFNSLHKGEFTIIDSVICGGFNYIKAAENYIYFFGKKPNTEAIFNALKKNFGSDEMRIEVIMNVLKNITRIPTKKGTVYINTDLQLNVAKEIIEYYQVFVKYPEPIRHAHIIGRAIGQLHVNEL